A genomic stretch from Streptomyces sp. QL37 includes:
- a CDS encoding DUF6112 family protein, giving the protein MYLADQVIQLAYDPGIKPNEGGLPGLNVLKQVMGSINLFGLIAVVGALVVSAGVWAWGHHSGGHQAEANGKKGVLVSAGAALLLGAANGVVAFFSTLGTQVH; this is encoded by the coding sequence GTGTATCTCGCTGACCAGGTCATACAGCTCGCCTACGACCCCGGAATCAAGCCCAACGAGGGCGGGCTCCCTGGCCTCAACGTCCTCAAGCAGGTGATGGGCTCGATCAACTTGTTCGGACTCATTGCCGTGGTCGGAGCCCTCGTCGTCAGTGCGGGCGTGTGGGCCTGGGGTCACCACTCCGGTGGTCACCAGGCCGAGGCGAACGGGAAGAAGGGCGTGCTGGTAAGCGCGGGCGCGGCCCTTCTTCTCGGTGCGGCCAACGGTGTAGTGGCGTTCTTCTCGACGCTCGGGACGCAGGTCCACTGA
- a CDS encoding SCO6880 family protein, with protein sequence MSGKHQSSTPTVKFPHRSRRGVLLGLSVPQLVVAGLTGLLLLAVILARGVVGALQLIPLWAVIALLVFVRHRGRALADWAPIVVRYALRRMRGQLVWLTRPSRRPTREGLLHLPGTAASLRVTTAPDGKYGAVHNPHTGTLTAVVKVSSRAYALLDPGTQQANVGGWGRALAALARTGQIARIQVIERTIPDSGDALRRYWEEHGRPDTPMAGAIYNELIQSAGPAAAPHEAYVAVSLDTKAARRLINQAGGGLTGAFSVLAQLTSTFDQAARTAGLTPTGWLTAREIAAVVRTSYDPKALATLDRWSTAGRPEAEPAAAGPVVVVEKADHIATDSAVHATYWVENWPRTETSAGFLHQLLFTGGVRRTLSLSYEPKNLDAALRDVQRKKSSVIADAAERARRGQVDSEADSIEYQDIKSRERQLIAGHADVALTGLLTVSADTEDELRTACAVVETAAVGAQLDLRPLTWQQAEAFTAAALPLALAA encoded by the coding sequence ATGTCCGGCAAGCACCAGTCCTCCACGCCCACCGTGAAGTTCCCGCACCGCAGCAGGCGCGGCGTCCTGCTCGGCCTGTCCGTCCCGCAGTTGGTCGTCGCCGGGCTCACCGGCCTTCTCCTTCTCGCCGTGATCCTCGCCCGCGGTGTGGTCGGCGCCCTCCAGCTCATACCGCTGTGGGCCGTGATCGCCCTGCTCGTCTTCGTCCGCCACCGAGGCCGTGCTCTGGCGGACTGGGCCCCGATCGTCGTCCGGTACGCGCTGCGCCGGATGCGAGGCCAGCTCGTCTGGCTCACCCGGCCCTCCCGCCGGCCGACCCGCGAGGGACTACTCCACCTTCCCGGCACCGCTGCCAGCCTGCGCGTGACCACTGCTCCCGACGGCAAGTACGGCGCCGTCCACAACCCGCACACCGGGACGCTGACCGCGGTGGTCAAGGTCTCCTCCCGCGCCTACGCCCTGCTCGACCCCGGCACCCAGCAGGCCAACGTCGGCGGCTGGGGACGCGCGCTGGCAGCTCTCGCCCGTACCGGGCAGATCGCTCGCATCCAGGTGATCGAGCGCACCATCCCCGACTCCGGCGACGCGCTGCGTCGCTATTGGGAAGAGCACGGCCGCCCCGACACCCCGATGGCCGGCGCGATCTACAACGAGCTGATCCAGAGCGCCGGTCCCGCAGCCGCCCCGCACGAGGCGTACGTCGCGGTGTCCCTGGACACCAAGGCGGCCCGTCGGCTGATCAATCAGGCTGGCGGCGGTCTCACCGGTGCCTTCAGCGTCCTCGCCCAGCTCACCTCCACGTTCGACCAGGCGGCGCGGACCGCCGGTCTCACCCCGACGGGCTGGCTCACCGCCCGCGAGATCGCCGCCGTGGTGCGCACCTCCTACGACCCGAAGGCGCTGGCGACACTCGACCGCTGGTCCACGGCCGGTCGCCCCGAGGCCGAGCCCGCCGCCGCCGGCCCCGTCGTGGTCGTCGAGAAGGCGGACCACATCGCCACCGACTCCGCCGTGCACGCCACCTACTGGGTGGAGAACTGGCCGCGCACCGAGACCAGCGCCGGCTTCCTGCACCAGCTCCTGTTCACCGGCGGCGTCCGGCGCACGCTGTCGCTCTCCTACGAGCCGAAGAACCTCGACGCCGCCCTGCGCGACGTGCAGCGCAAGAAGTCCAGCGTGATCGCCGACGCCGCCGAACGGGCCCGGCGCGGCCAGGTCGACTCCGAGGCGGACTCGATCGAGTACCAGGACATCAAGTCCCGCGAACGCCAGCTCATCGCCGGGCACGCCGACGTCGCCCTGACCGGTCTGCTGACCGTCTCGGCCGACACCGAGGACGAGCTGCGCACCGCCTGCGCCGTCGTGGAGACCGCCGCTGTCGGCGCCCAGCTCGATCTCCGGCCGCTGACCTGGCAGCAGGCCGAGGCGTTCACCGCCGCCGCCCTGCCGCTCGCGCTTGCTGCCTGA
- a CDS encoding C40 family peptidase → MKKTTGALVGLCATGPLLLPLPILGIGAGTASASCSTDGAQGVDASAVAKQVKAILDGGDKGSVSVPGLNAPADQVPNAKTIQATGVAMNIPARGQVVALATALQESGLRNLTYGDRDSLGLFQQRPSMGWGTASQILDPVHASTKFYEGLKKVSGWQSLSVTQAAQAVQKSGFPEAYAKWEPLATALQKAIEPLLQKAGGASPSPSPSGSADTGSPSPDSAGGCSADGDGTDFGTIPAGALPEEYKIPASAPPKVQTAIRWALGQLGTPYQWGGTCTDSHGKSPMGRCDCSSLMQGAYKAAGVTLTRTTYTQVKDGKAVSVDALKPGDLLFTEGTAAVPEHVGMAIGQGLIVHAPHTGDVVRITTVASWKSRILAARRVV, encoded by the coding sequence GTGAAGAAGACGACGGGAGCCCTCGTCGGTCTGTGCGCCACCGGACCACTCCTGCTGCCACTGCCGATCCTTGGCATCGGTGCTGGGACCGCCTCGGCTTCGTGCTCGACCGACGGTGCACAGGGTGTGGACGCCTCCGCCGTCGCCAAGCAGGTGAAGGCCATCCTGGACGGCGGCGACAAGGGCTCGGTCTCCGTGCCGGGTCTGAACGCGCCTGCCGACCAGGTGCCCAATGCCAAGACGATCCAGGCCACGGGCGTCGCGATGAACATCCCCGCCCGAGGGCAGGTCGTCGCCCTGGCGACCGCTCTGCAGGAGAGCGGCCTGCGGAACCTGACCTACGGCGACCGCGACTCGCTGGGTCTCTTCCAGCAGCGGCCGTCGATGGGCTGGGGTACGGCCAGCCAGATCCTTGACCCGGTGCACGCCTCGACGAAGTTCTACGAAGGGCTCAAGAAGGTCTCCGGCTGGCAGTCCCTCTCTGTCACCCAGGCCGCCCAGGCGGTACAGAAGTCGGGCTTCCCGGAGGCGTACGCCAAATGGGAGCCGCTGGCCACCGCCCTGCAGAAGGCCATCGAGCCCCTGCTGCAGAAGGCCGGCGGCGCATCGCCGAGCCCGTCGCCGTCCGGCTCTGCCGACACCGGCAGCCCCTCTCCAGATTCCGCGGGGGGTTGTTCGGCGGACGGCGATGGGACGGACTTCGGCACCATCCCGGCAGGCGCACTGCCGGAGGAGTACAAGATTCCCGCCTCCGCGCCGCCGAAGGTACAGACGGCGATCCGGTGGGCGCTCGGCCAGCTCGGCACCCCGTATCAGTGGGGCGGCACGTGCACCGACTCCCACGGCAAAAGCCCGATGGGTCGCTGCGACTGCTCCTCCCTGATGCAGGGCGCGTACAAGGCCGCCGGGGTCACCCTGACGCGGACCACGTACACGCAGGTCAAGGACGGCAAGGCCGTCTCGGTTGATGCCCTCAAGCCGGGCGACCTCCTCTTCACCGAGGGGACGGCCGCCGTACCGGAACACGTCGGGATGGCGATCGGGCAGGGCCTGATCGTCCACGCCCCGCACACCGGTGACGTCGTACGGATCACCACCGTCGCGTCCTGGAAATCGCGGATTCTCGCGGCCCGCCGAGTCGTCTGA
- a CDS encoding barstar family protein: MRTSGRAGEGQKYALTSDKDDSDFWGFTHEAEGLFTSLPDEGGARRVHLEGCFPQGGLLKSLDHVGSRRAMAGNAWLALLDGDGATMGSYFVNGVTVVDAKPSALGTGLVDVTVTLWCENALPGAERAWNLVRTGQLNRIGMWHELAPEDRHAWLSVALWSWAYQRQGKLEEPAGQVFALDGRHMVDEDSFYCAIGEAINGPGGYFGWNLDALDDCLCGGWGATAPFTLHWDSSAEAREGLAERVPAGDRELVLFDLLLEIFEERGVNVILR, translated from the coding sequence ATGCGAACATCAGGGCGGGCCGGCGAGGGGCAGAAGTACGCGCTGACCTCGGACAAGGACGACAGTGACTTCTGGGGCTTTACTCACGAGGCCGAGGGGCTCTTCACGTCTCTGCCGGATGAGGGGGGCGCACGCCGAGTGCACCTCGAAGGTTGTTTTCCGCAGGGTGGCCTACTGAAGAGCCTCGATCATGTCGGTAGCCGTCGCGCCATGGCGGGGAACGCATGGCTCGCCCTTCTCGACGGCGACGGTGCCACCATGGGGTCCTACTTCGTCAACGGGGTCACCGTCGTCGACGCAAAACCTTCTGCCCTTGGAACCGGCCTCGTCGACGTCACAGTGACGCTGTGGTGCGAGAACGCCCTACCCGGAGCGGAACGAGCGTGGAACCTGGTCCGCACGGGTCAACTGAACCGCATCGGCATGTGGCACGAACTCGCACCCGAGGATCGGCACGCGTGGCTGTCGGTAGCCCTGTGGTCCTGGGCGTACCAACGCCAGGGGAAGCTCGAAGAGCCTGCAGGCCAGGTGTTCGCCCTGGACGGCCGGCACATGGTCGACGAAGACAGCTTCTACTGTGCAATCGGTGAGGCGATCAACGGACCCGGCGGATACTTCGGCTGGAACCTTGACGCTCTCGACGACTGCCTTTGCGGCGGGTGGGGCGCCACTGCTCCATTCACCTTGCACTGGGATTCCTCGGCCGAGGCTCGGGAAGGGTTGGCAGAGCGCGTGCCCGCCGGTGACCGCGAGCTTGTGCTGTTCGACCTCCTCCTGGAGATCTTCGAGGAACGGGGCGTAAACGTCATCCTTCGGTAA
- a CDS encoding DUF262 domain-containing protein, with product MQAKETLFADLVQGRAQQFQVPLYQRTYSWTEKQLRQLWTDILEQAELLESGEKASTHFLGSVVLAPSPQNEATFPRWLVVDGQQRLTTLSLALAAIRDHIADGEPDEAERIDEEYLINKRKNGSDRFRLLPTQADRAQFAAYVRGPLSQQAADGAVAAAYGFFRRKLVEAADPAAPQDVLRIEEAITSRLTLVAVTAERADNVHRIFESLNNTGLKLSQADLLRNYLFMRLPTRGERIYETYWLPLQDSLSNDELEQLMWLQLVLDGDDRVRRQDLYASQQQRFERGEVSEMEIEAYIKELYRRGALFRRLLHPEVEPNAAVRAHLHRLDTWQAQVTYPALMLLLDRRERRDLNSADTARAMSYVESFLVRRMMCRVPTNNLNRIFQAVPGQLPLDMPVADGLQQLLSAENRFWPDDDELREKVRTAPFYKFGRGHQRKMVLQRLEESYEHPEPVDFATAQLTIEHVMPQSPGDEWIRMLSEDVVAGESAEDLHSRLQHTLGNLTLTAVNAELSNHPFERKQDLLQGSHLEMNRRIAATERWGADEIRARADELADRAIALWPAPLRGVGRAERSRDWNLAHQVLAALPHGTWTSYGDLAAFIGSGAQAVGNHLANTPGVTNAYRVLTSEGKVSDGFRWTPEDVGGDVRARLSTDGVRFTANGAADPAQRLSADELASLVGEADGEEDAAQRAPESQGEETHADRFYAQLVVENSDERRFFRRLAAHDSPETVDAVRALFAHWEETGGSIHWVGNDTMSSAFLMLDERIAPSRWISPMSFMPGSGWAGSAHVPFKTLAVHEPFTDHTLPAEFLRRLNELEGVDLQERKPGPDPSFQLSVLEKDRNRELLVETLTWFRERWVSWGTD from the coding sequence GTGCAGGCGAAGGAGACGCTGTTCGCCGATCTTGTCCAGGGCAGGGCACAGCAGTTCCAGGTGCCGCTCTATCAGCGGACATACTCCTGGACGGAGAAGCAGCTCAGACAGCTGTGGACCGACATTCTGGAGCAGGCCGAGCTGCTGGAGTCCGGGGAGAAGGCGAGCACACACTTCCTGGGGTCCGTGGTGCTCGCGCCGTCGCCACAGAACGAGGCGACGTTCCCCCGCTGGCTCGTCGTCGACGGTCAGCAGCGGCTGACCACGCTGTCGCTCGCCCTGGCCGCGATCCGCGACCACATAGCGGACGGCGAGCCGGACGAGGCCGAGCGCATCGACGAGGAATACCTCATCAACAAGCGCAAGAACGGAAGCGATCGCTTCCGGCTACTGCCGACCCAGGCTGACCGGGCGCAGTTCGCAGCATACGTTCGCGGGCCGCTCTCGCAGCAGGCCGCCGACGGAGCGGTCGCCGCCGCCTACGGCTTCTTCCGCCGCAAGCTCGTCGAGGCCGCCGATCCGGCCGCCCCGCAGGACGTGCTCCGCATCGAGGAGGCCATCACCTCCCGGCTCACGCTGGTGGCGGTGACAGCCGAGCGCGCGGACAACGTGCACCGCATCTTCGAGTCCCTCAACAACACCGGCCTCAAGCTGAGCCAGGCCGACCTGCTGCGCAACTACCTGTTCATGCGGCTACCCACACGCGGTGAGCGCATTTACGAGACCTACTGGCTTCCGCTGCAGGACAGTCTGAGTAACGACGAGCTGGAACAGCTCATGTGGTTGCAGCTGGTGCTCGACGGAGACGACCGGGTCCGCCGCCAGGACCTCTACGCGTCTCAGCAGCAGCGTTTCGAGCGCGGTGAGGTCAGCGAAATGGAGATCGAGGCGTACATCAAGGAGTTGTACCGGCGCGGCGCCCTCTTCCGTCGGCTGCTGCACCCCGAAGTGGAGCCGAACGCGGCCGTCCGCGCCCATCTGCACCGGTTGGATACCTGGCAGGCCCAGGTCACCTACCCCGCTCTGATGCTGCTGCTCGACCGACGCGAGCGCAGGGACCTAAACTCCGCGGACACGGCCCGCGCGATGTCGTACGTCGAGAGCTTCCTGGTACGCCGGATGATGTGCCGCGTACCGACGAACAACCTCAACAGGATCTTCCAGGCGGTGCCCGGGCAGCTGCCGCTCGACATGCCCGTCGCTGACGGGCTGCAGCAGCTCCTCTCCGCCGAGAACCGCTTCTGGCCCGATGACGACGAGCTACGCGAGAAGGTCCGGACGGCACCCTTCTACAAGTTCGGACGCGGGCACCAGCGCAAGATGGTCCTCCAGCGGCTGGAGGAGAGCTACGAGCATCCCGAACCGGTCGACTTCGCCACCGCGCAGCTCACCATCGAGCACGTCATGCCGCAGTCGCCGGGCGACGAGTGGATCCGGATGTTGAGCGAGGACGTGGTCGCCGGCGAGAGCGCGGAAGACCTGCACTCCCGGCTTCAGCACACGCTCGGGAACCTGACGCTGACCGCGGTCAACGCGGAGCTGTCCAACCACCCCTTCGAGCGCAAGCAGGACCTGCTCCAGGGCAGCCACCTGGAGATGAACCGCCGCATCGCAGCCACAGAACGCTGGGGCGCAGACGAGATCCGCGCGCGTGCCGACGAACTCGCCGACCGCGCGATCGCGCTGTGGCCGGCTCCATTGCGCGGAGTCGGCCGGGCGGAGCGGAGCCGGGACTGGAACCTGGCCCACCAGGTGCTCGCCGCGCTCCCCCACGGCACTTGGACGTCGTACGGCGATCTCGCGGCGTTCATCGGCTCCGGAGCCCAGGCCGTGGGCAACCATCTGGCCAATACGCCGGGGGTGACCAACGCGTACCGGGTGCTCACTTCCGAGGGCAAGGTCTCCGACGGCTTCCGCTGGACGCCGGAGGACGTGGGAGGAGACGTCCGCGCCCGGCTGAGCACCGACGGCGTGCGCTTCACGGCCAACGGGGCCGCCGATCCGGCGCAGCGCCTCTCCGCCGACGAGCTTGCCTCGCTGGTCGGGGAAGCCGATGGCGAGGAGGACGCTGCGCAGCGCGCCCCAGAGAGTCAGGGTGAGGAGACGCACGCCGACCGGTTCTACGCTCAGCTCGTGGTGGAGAACTCCGACGAGAGGCGGTTCTTCCGGCGGCTCGCTGCGCACGACTCCCCCGAGACCGTGGATGCGGTCCGCGCGCTCTTCGCCCACTGGGAGGAAACCGGCGGCTCAATCCACTGGGTAGGGAACGACACCATGAGCAGCGCGTTCCTTATGCTGGATGAGAGGATCGCCCCGAGCCGCTGGATCTCGCCGATGAGCTTCATGCCGGGCAGTGGGTGGGCCGGCTCGGCGCACGTCCCCTTCAAGACTCTGGCCGTACACGAGCCCTTCACCGACCACACCCTGCCTGCCGAATTCCTAAGGCGCCTCAACGAACTTGAAGGTGTCGACCTCCAGGAGAGAAAGCCGGGGCCGGACCCCAGCTTCCAGTTGTCCGTGCTGGAGAAGGACCGCAACCGTGAGCTGCTCGTCGAGACTCTGACGTGGTTCCGGGAACGCTGGGTAAGTTGGGGCACGGACTGA
- a CDS encoding ATP-binding protein, which produces MPRTRASASPLFVPRKTTRAEQRAARAGFTEARRQARLAGNPPRHRAEQTLDPDLRPTYPLAGRPGPASARGGKLALPAHRMTTATASGAYPFVAEGGLGAEGVFIGRDVHAEAAFCFDPFSLYNSGRVEGFTNPNAVLAGIIGMGKSALAKSIATRSIAHGYRIYIPCDPKGEWTGVSQALGGYSIALGPGLPGRLNPLDAPARPASVSEEDWFSEVRKRRLLLLAGLARTVLKRDLLPMEHTALDLALDLVVADAAARGTVPLLGEIAHVLGSPERLDQALGHQAGHLGSAAQDLAHALRRLVHGDLSGMFDAPSTVSFDPTTPMLSIDLSRLGGSGDDTALVLAMTCASAWMESALSDPDGGRRWVIYDEAWRLMRHVGLLERMQSQWKLSRGLGIANLMVIHRLSDLLSAGDAGSRGRVLAEGLLADCSTRIIYRQEPDQLAAAASLLGLTGVETQAVSALTKGRGLWKVAGRSFITQHILHPAERELFDTDARMAA; this is translated from the coding sequence ATGCCCCGTACCCGCGCCAGCGCCTCCCCTCTGTTTGTGCCCCGTAAGACGACACGCGCCGAGCAGCGGGCCGCCCGAGCCGGTTTCACCGAAGCCCGCCGCCAGGCACGCCTTGCCGGAAACCCGCCCAGGCACCGCGCCGAGCAGACCCTCGACCCGGATCTGCGGCCCACCTACCCGCTCGCCGGTCGCCCCGGTCCGGCCTCCGCCCGCGGCGGCAAGCTCGCCCTGCCCGCCCACCGGATGACCACCGCCACAGCCAGCGGCGCATACCCGTTCGTGGCCGAGGGCGGCCTGGGCGCCGAAGGGGTGTTCATCGGCCGCGATGTGCATGCGGAAGCGGCTTTCTGCTTCGATCCTTTCTCGCTCTACAACAGCGGCAGGGTGGAGGGCTTCACCAACCCCAACGCGGTCCTGGCCGGCATCATCGGCATGGGCAAGTCCGCGCTGGCGAAGTCGATCGCCACCCGGTCGATCGCCCACGGCTACCGGATCTACATCCCCTGCGATCCCAAGGGGGAGTGGACCGGTGTCTCGCAAGCCCTCGGCGGCTACAGCATCGCCCTGGGCCCGGGGCTCCCTGGACGGTTGAACCCGCTGGACGCCCCGGCCCGCCCCGCCTCCGTGAGCGAGGAGGACTGGTTCTCGGAAGTTCGCAAGCGCCGTCTGCTGCTGCTGGCCGGCCTCGCCCGCACCGTGCTGAAGCGCGACCTGCTGCCGATGGAGCACACCGCCCTCGACCTGGCCCTGGATCTGGTCGTCGCTGACGCCGCCGCCCGGGGCACGGTGCCGCTGCTCGGCGAGATCGCCCACGTACTCGGCTCCCCCGAACGCCTCGACCAGGCCCTCGGCCACCAGGCGGGGCACCTCGGTTCAGCCGCCCAGGACCTCGCCCATGCCTTGCGACGTCTCGTGCACGGCGACTTGAGCGGCATGTTCGACGCGCCGAGCACCGTGTCGTTCGACCCGACCACACCAATGCTGTCCATCGATCTCTCCCGTCTCGGCGGCTCCGGTGACGACACGGCACTGGTGCTCGCGATGACGTGCGCGAGCGCGTGGATGGAGTCAGCCCTCAGTGATCCCGATGGTGGTCGGCGCTGGGTGATCTACGACGAGGCGTGGCGGCTGATGCGGCACGTCGGGCTGCTGGAGCGGATGCAGAGCCAGTGGAAGCTCTCCCGAGGGCTGGGCATCGCGAACCTGATGGTGATCCACCGCCTCAGCGATTTGCTCTCGGCGGGCGACGCCGGCTCACGCGGCCGGGTCCTTGCCGAGGGGCTCCTCGCGGACTGCAGCACGCGCATCATCTACCGCCAGGAGCCTGACCAGCTCGCCGCCGCTGCATCTCTGCTCGGCCTGACCGGCGTCGAGACCCAGGCGGTGTCCGCCCTGACCAAGGGCCGAGGTCTGTGGAAGGTCGCCGGCCGCTCGTTCATCACCCAGCACATCCTCCACCCGGCTGAGCGGGAGCTGTTCGACACAGATGCCCGCATGGCGGCCTAG
- a CDS encoding ATP-binding protein → MGVCDFPLMDKVCGAVDFATNPAGTVTDGLGAWIAKSAGELASSAADLAAKAVNKTTAIDLNAGWFRDNYELLLPIGLALTVGIFCIQVMTAAWRRDERALAKAAFGTMTGVLFSFSAIAFTTVAITVVDALSDGLFKAANTSIDDAIRRVIKVDQMGAMYGLGWGVPALVAFGCAIGAFLYWGVMVARKVGVLIMVALAVFAGAGGGWEVAKRWRRGWIEATGTLIVSKLLMTVVFLIGVSAMGKTDASDGMAALSDAMAGIVVMVLVLLCPYATYKFVHWASDGGGHDDMHRTGVAGMAVAAGAAKTAGSLALRAGTGSPAPQGPNQVPGAGTDGVASGINPSGGTLSKEGIDAGPPKQQTRFRYGEDPDASDDKGRALIQRPGIPPLITRPGEDEPEGSESTAQGVAVGSGHLAAASAPGGDMTSMPPADPGPSAAGTPASASGPSATGSATPTNWVYPTQPPSGS, encoded by the coding sequence ATGGGAGTCTGCGACTTCCCGCTGATGGACAAGGTGTGCGGCGCCGTCGACTTCGCCACCAACCCCGCCGGCACCGTCACCGACGGCCTCGGCGCGTGGATCGCGAAGTCGGCGGGCGAGCTGGCGTCCAGCGCGGCCGACCTGGCCGCCAAGGCCGTCAACAAGACGACGGCCATCGACCTCAACGCCGGATGGTTCCGGGACAACTACGAGCTGCTGCTGCCCATCGGCCTCGCCCTGACCGTCGGCATCTTCTGCATCCAGGTCATGACCGCGGCCTGGCGCCGAGACGAACGCGCACTCGCCAAGGCGGCGTTCGGCACCATGACCGGAGTCCTGTTCAGCTTCTCCGCCATCGCCTTCACGACCGTCGCCATCACCGTGGTCGACGCCCTGTCCGACGGCCTCTTCAAAGCCGCCAACACCTCGATCGACGACGCGATCCGCCGTGTGATCAAGGTTGACCAGATGGGGGCCATGTACGGCCTCGGCTGGGGTGTGCCCGCGCTGGTGGCCTTCGGGTGCGCGATCGGTGCCTTCCTCTACTGGGGCGTGATGGTGGCCCGCAAGGTCGGCGTCCTGATCATGGTCGCGCTCGCGGTGTTCGCAGGGGCGGGCGGCGGCTGGGAAGTCGCCAAGCGGTGGCGGCGCGGCTGGATCGAGGCCACCGGCACCCTGATCGTCTCCAAGCTGTTGATGACCGTGGTCTTCCTGATCGGCGTCTCCGCCATGGGCAAGACCGACGCCAGCGACGGAATGGCGGCCCTGTCCGACGCGATGGCCGGCATCGTCGTGATGGTCTTGGTGTTGCTCTGCCCTTACGCGACGTACAAGTTCGTCCACTGGGCCAGTGACGGCGGTGGCCACGACGACATGCACCGCACCGGTGTCGCCGGCATGGCGGTCGCCGCAGGAGCCGCGAAGACCGCGGGCAGCCTCGCGCTGCGGGCCGGTACCGGCTCCCCCGCTCCGCAGGGTCCGAACCAGGTCCCGGGCGCGGGCACCGATGGCGTCGCCTCGGGCATCAACCCCTCCGGCGGCACCCTCAGCAAGGAGGGCATCGACGCCGGGCCGCCCAAGCAGCAGACCCGCTTCCGGTACGGCGAAGACCCGGACGCGAGCGACGACAAGGGCCGGGCTCTGATCCAGCGCCCCGGGATCCCGCCACTGATCACACGTCCTGGCGAGGACGAACCGGAAGGGTCCGAATCGACTGCCCAAGGCGTTGCGGTCGGCTCCGGTCACCTCGCAGCCGCATCGGCTCCGGGCGGCGACATGACCTCCATGCCGCCAGCCGACCCCGGACCTTCGGCCGCGGGCACTCCGGCGTCCGCGTCCGGACCGTCGGCCACCGGCTCCGCGACGCCGACGAACTGGGTGTATCCCACCCAGCCGCCGTCGGGGTCCTGA
- a CDS encoding DUF6238 family protein, producing the protein MSRTASPTAQDFVPFATAALDFHRALNIPGGPLVTSRAELDALHAHLVSLYGLLDAHAGRTGQLVAVEGDQLRTARTRIWQAAEHLHAAYHAAPRPDSGEIPSPEACQAGLPEGAPELTICQRHQRTAHLVRRRTTPADLHAPFTGLVRR; encoded by the coding sequence ATGTCCCGCACCGCCAGCCCGACCGCGCAGGACTTCGTGCCCTTCGCCACCGCCGCGCTCGACTTCCACCGGGCGCTCAACATCCCGGGCGGCCCGCTGGTCACCAGCCGGGCCGAGCTGGACGCCCTGCACGCCCACCTCGTCTCGCTGTACGGGCTGCTCGACGCCCACGCCGGTCGCACCGGGCAGCTCGTCGCGGTCGAGGGCGACCAGCTCCGTACCGCCCGCACCCGCATCTGGCAGGCCGCCGAGCACCTCCACGCCGCCTACCACGCGGCGCCCCGGCCGGACTCCGGCGAGATCCCCTCACCGGAGGCGTGCCAGGCCGGCCTTCCAGAGGGAGCACCGGAACTGACCATCTGCCAGCGCCACCAGCGCACCGCTCATCTCGTGCGGCGGCGCACCACCCCGGCCGACCTGCACGCCCCGTTCACCGGCCTCGTCCGCCGCTGA